A portion of the Mesobacillus sp. AQ2 genome contains these proteins:
- a CDS encoding YcnI family protein: MKKLLILGIAMIGAIILFAGAASAHVSVQPQETSQGNYEVFTVRIPSEKEDAQTTKVEVKFPEEVNITRFEDKPGWTYEVQKDDTGKITSVVWAAEEKGLSATEFVQFNIQGKVGDEATEIVWKAYQTYSDGSTVEWIGAPDADKPASVTTVNPADGSSDHGHGAAAAEPSKDHNAAGDLANDTEAKSATNNLPLYLSIAALIAGLLALVISLKKRG, from the coding sequence ATGAAAAAACTTTTAATTTTAGGCATCGCAATGATTGGTGCAATCATACTTTTTGCCGGTGCGGCAAGCGCGCATGTATCCGTTCAGCCTCAGGAGACTTCACAAGGGAATTATGAAGTCTTCACTGTCCGGATTCCTTCTGAAAAAGAGGATGCCCAAACGACGAAAGTGGAAGTGAAATTCCCTGAAGAGGTGAACATCACCCGCTTTGAAGACAAACCAGGCTGGACATATGAAGTGCAAAAAGATGACACTGGAAAAATAACAAGTGTTGTGTGGGCAGCGGAAGAAAAAGGCCTGTCAGCAACTGAATTCGTTCAATTCAACATCCAGGGAAAAGTTGGCGATGAAGCGACTGAAATCGTTTGGAAAGCCTATCAAACCTACAGCGATGGCAGTACAGTGGAATGGATCGGGGCACCTGACGCAGACAAGCCAGCTTCAGTGACAACAGTAAATCCCGCTGATGGATCTTCGGATCACGGACATGGAGCTGCAGCAGCTGAGCCATCCAAAGACCACAATGCTGCTGGAGACCTAGCAAATGACACGGAAGCAAAATCGGCAACAAACAATTTGCCGCTTTACCTTTCGATCGCTGCTTTGATTGCAGGATTGCTGGCACTGGTTATTTCTTTGAAAAAAAGAGGATAA
- a CDS encoding DNA alkylation repair protein, whose protein sequence is MENYVEALYQAALKHQNEEEAIRLSNYMRNQFSFIGLRAPQLKEVFKQHVKNHGLPAKEELHQVITSLWELEEREMQMAGLLLLDLMKKQFTEKDLSLLKYIITTKPWWDTIDHIAKKHFGYYLEKFPHTRQPIVDRWIASENIWLIRSCILFQLGYKEKTDVAMLEDIISRTCHTKEFFINKAIGWALREYAKQDPEKVIEITNTYPLSNLSRREALKHLKVD, encoded by the coding sequence ATGGAAAACTATGTTGAAGCTTTATACCAGGCTGCTTTAAAACACCAGAATGAAGAAGAAGCAATCAGGCTATCCAATTACATGCGGAATCAGTTCAGCTTTATTGGTTTGAGAGCGCCGCAGCTGAAAGAAGTATTCAAACAGCACGTGAAAAATCATGGCCTGCCAGCTAAAGAAGAATTACACCAGGTCATCACTTCCCTCTGGGAGCTGGAAGAAAGAGAGATGCAGATGGCCGGCCTTCTCTTGTTGGATTTAATGAAGAAACAGTTCACAGAAAAGGATCTTTCCCTGTTAAAATACATCATCACGACCAAGCCCTGGTGGGACACGATCGACCATATTGCGAAAAAACATTTCGGTTATTATCTTGAAAAATTCCCACATACCAGGCAGCCAATCGTCGACAGGTGGATTGCCTCCGAGAACATCTGGCTGATCCGCTCCTGTATCTTATTCCAACTGGGATATAAAGAAAAAACGGACGTGGCTATGCTAGAGGATATCATCTCAAGAACATGCCACACCAAGGAATTCTTTATCAACAAAGCGATTGGCTGGGCATTAAGGGAGTACGCTAAACAAGACCCGGAGAAAGTGATCGAAATAACCAATACATACCCTCTGTCAAACTTGAGCCGGAGAGAAGCATTGAAGCATTTGAAGGTAGATTAA
- the ilvA gene encoding threonine ammonia-lyase, whose protein sequence is MNLDDVILAREKMKGIVHSTPLDYSKTFSTLSNNEIFLKLENLQKTGSFKVRGSYNKLISLSPEELQKGVVAASAGNHAQGVAYSSQMLGIPCTIVMPKGAPLSKVLATRQYGAEVILEGAVFDEALAYALELKDKLGATFIHAFDDEAVIAGQGTVGLEILDQLPDVEAIICPVGGGGLIAGVAMAVKEKNPEIKVYGVQTLACPSMKQSLKENRPVAVEAAPTMADGIAVQKPGQKTFDIIREYVDGIFCVDEMEIARTMLLVLERNKLLVEGSGASPLAALLYDKVNLSGKKIAAILSGGNVDVNFISRIIERGLVESGRFAHFTMTLKDKPGELQRVLSSVTEMDANVQFVNLHRIGKHIYPGYALVEISVETKDHAHIEQLYKTLKSQGYQLQLEE, encoded by the coding sequence ATGAATTTGGATGATGTGATTTTAGCGCGTGAAAAAATGAAGGGGATTGTGCATTCGACCCCTCTTGATTATTCTAAAACATTTAGCACCCTCTCGAATAATGAAATTTTCTTGAAGCTTGAAAATCTGCAAAAGACAGGTTCCTTCAAGGTGAGAGGCTCATATAACAAATTGATTTCTTTGTCACCTGAAGAGCTTCAAAAGGGAGTGGTGGCGGCTTCTGCGGGAAACCATGCTCAGGGTGTTGCGTATTCGAGCCAGATGCTTGGCATTCCATGTACCATTGTCATGCCGAAAGGGGCTCCTCTTAGCAAAGTGCTGGCAACGCGGCAATATGGTGCCGAAGTCATCCTGGAAGGTGCCGTTTTTGATGAAGCTCTGGCCTATGCACTGGAGCTGAAAGACAAGCTTGGCGCTACTTTTATCCATGCCTTTGATGATGAGGCAGTCATTGCCGGGCAGGGAACAGTAGGATTAGAGATTCTTGATCAGCTTCCAGACGTTGAGGCGATCATCTGCCCTGTTGGCGGAGGCGGCCTTATAGCAGGTGTTGCGATGGCGGTAAAGGAGAAGAATCCTGAAATTAAGGTATATGGAGTCCAGACACTCGCTTGTCCGAGCATGAAACAGTCATTAAAAGAAAACCGGCCAGTTGCTGTTGAAGCTGCTCCCACAATGGCAGATGGAATTGCTGTCCAGAAACCCGGGCAGAAGACTTTTGATATCATTAGGGAGTATGTTGATGGCATTTTTTGTGTGGATGAAATGGAAATCGCCAGGACCATGCTTCTCGTCCTGGAGAGGAACAAACTGCTGGTTGAAGGATCGGGGGCAAGTCCGCTTGCAGCATTGCTATATGACAAGGTGAATCTCAGCGGCAAGAAGATTGCTGCAATTTTAAGCGGGGGAAATGTAGATGTCAATTTCATCTCCCGCATTATTGAACGCGGGTTGGTTGAATCAGGAAGATTTGCACATTTTACGATGACCTTAAAAGATAAGCCTGGAGAATTACAAAGAGTGTTAAGTTCCGTAACCGAGATGGACGCGAACGTGCAATTTGTCAATCTGCACCGGATCGGCAAGCATATCTATCCGGGTTATGCGCTGGTGGAAATCTCAGTAGAAACAAAAGACCATGCACATATCGAGCAGCTTTATAAGACTCTAAAGAGCCAGGGGTATCAGCTGCAATTAGAGGAATAA
- a CDS encoding tripartite tricarboxylate transporter substrate binding protein, producing MFSMKKISAVFCAGALAVSLGACSSDAPASSAKKEGSDYPTKAITVVAPSGAGGGWDLTARSLTKVLGETKIVEQPMTVENKPGGGGAVFMAEYATAQAENNEMLFVNSPPIIINNLKKEGNSPYGVKNTTPLAQLTKDYGAIVVKEDSKFKDLKSVLEEVKKDPSKLTFAGGSAPGSMDHLISILPAYKYGVDPTKVKYVSYDGGGEAITALLGGNADVIGTDASSVKEFLKAGKVRVLAVTSAERLAGDFKDVPTAKEQGVEAEFTIWRGVFGPEKMSDDAKAYWEKSLEKLANSPEWKKEVETQGWDLDYKNGEDFKKFLEDQEGQVQQLLEALGMQK from the coding sequence ATGTTTTCTATGAAAAAAATCTCAGCGGTTTTTTGTGCTGGTGCACTGGCGGTTAGCCTGGGTGCTTGCAGCAGTGATGCTCCTGCATCCTCTGCCAAGAAAGAAGGTTCAGATTATCCTACTAAAGCTATTACGGTGGTGGCGCCATCTGGAGCTGGAGGCGGATGGGATTTAACCGCACGTTCATTGACGAAGGTACTGGGTGAGACAAAGATTGTGGAACAGCCTATGACAGTTGAGAATAAGCCGGGTGGCGGCGGTGCTGTGTTTATGGCTGAATATGCTACGGCGCAGGCAGAAAATAATGAGATGCTTTTTGTCAATTCACCTCCGATTATCATCAACAATCTGAAAAAAGAAGGGAACAGCCCATATGGGGTCAAAAATACAACGCCATTGGCCCAGCTGACAAAAGATTATGGAGCCATTGTTGTAAAAGAGGACTCGAAATTCAAAGACCTGAAATCTGTTTTGGAAGAGGTAAAAAAGGATCCTAGTAAACTTACATTTGCCGGCGGATCTGCGCCTGGTTCGATGGACCATCTGATTTCTATCCTGCCAGCTTATAAATATGGCGTTGATCCGACTAAAGTGAAATATGTTTCTTATGATGGCGGCGGAGAAGCGATTACTGCTCTGCTTGGCGGTAACGCTGATGTCATTGGTACGGACGCTTCCAGTGTTAAGGAATTCTTGAAGGCTGGCAAGGTAAGGGTATTGGCGGTCACTTCTGCGGAACGTTTAGCAGGTGATTTCAAAGATGTTCCAACAGCAAAAGAACAGGGAGTGGAAGCTGAATTTACGATTTGGCGCGGTGTGTTTGGTCCTGAAAAAATGTCTGATGATGCAAAAGCTTATTGGGAGAAATCACTTGAAAAGCTCGCAAACTCCCCAGAGTGGAAGAAAGAAGTAGAGACCCAGGGCTGGGATCTTGATTATAAGAATGGCGAAGATTTCAAAAAGTTCCTGGAAGACCAGGAAGGCCAGGTTCAGCAATTATTAGAAGCCCTGGGCATGCAGAAGTAA
- a CDS encoding tripartite tricarboxylate transporter TctB family protein, protein MSIQFDRIASILFLATGVLFIVGSRQLASSSYGSSVGPDIFPLLLGIILVLLSIRLFYETMVAKTQQSSKEKLLYKPFLIIFFATLVYILTLETIGYVITTFLFLFVCFQTMERSKVMTSLIISACFSGFVYFMYVEVLKGTLPGWPIWLS, encoded by the coding sequence ATGAGTATTCAATTCGATCGGATTGCCTCGATACTATTTTTGGCTACAGGTGTTCTTTTTATTGTTGGGAGCAGACAGCTTGCGAGTTCATCATATGGCAGCTCCGTTGGTCCTGATATTTTTCCTTTATTACTTGGTATCATTCTTGTTCTGTTAAGCATTCGTTTGTTTTATGAAACCATGGTAGCAAAAACCCAGCAAAGTTCGAAAGAAAAATTACTGTATAAACCTTTCTTGATCATTTTTTTCGCTACATTGGTTTATATTTTGACATTGGAAACAATCGGGTACGTCATCACAACGTTCTTATTTTTATTTGTTTGTTTTCAAACGATGGAACGCTCTAAAGTGATGACTTCCCTTATCATATCTGCTTGTTTTTCCGGATTTGTTTATTTTATGTATGTAGAAGTATTAAAAGGAACGCTGCCAGGATGGCCAATTTGGCTTTCATAG